In Zingiber officinale cultivar Zhangliang chromosome 1A, Zo_v1.1, whole genome shotgun sequence, a genomic segment contains:
- the LOC122014935 gene encoding ribosome biogenesis protein BOP1 homolog isoform X4, whose product MGKSRRSSAEDKLDKKFLKEATANGCIEGTSDKDDRFQSSESVDLSENEGSPYDSGEDDQDDRFQSTDPVNFSEDEKSQGSPYDSGEDDQDDRFQTSDSVDLLEDEKSQGSPYDSREDDQDASDYENHGTMEESDSSEDEVPSRNTVGDVPLEWYKEEEHIGYDIAGKKIRKQARKDRIESFLAGVDDAKNWRKIYDEYNDEEVELTKEEVKMIHRMLRGKTPHAGVDPYAPYVDWFEWEDKGHPLSNAPEPKRRFIPSKWEQKKVVRYIRAIRKGFIKFDKPKEEPHVYLLWGNDSSVTENKRHGLSYIPPPKSKLAGHEESYNPSAEFIPTQEEINSYQLMFEEDRPKFIPRRFESLRNVPAYENALKETFDRCLDLYLCPRTRKKRINIDPESLKPKLPSQKDLRPYPSTCYLEYIGHTSPVKTISIEISGQWMASGSSDGTVRVWEIETTRCIKVWDVGEPVNHIVWNPLPELPILSISVGYDVLILDTGLGNAENQARVKELLHVEESKLEEDEGNTTPVVRWLQDDKYDGIRLKHCKVVTKIDWHRKGDYFTTVVPSGDSRAILIHQLSKKHTQNPFKKLHGLPIAAVFHPTRSIFFISTKNHVRVYDLLKQKLVKKLETGLREVSSIAIHPAGDNVIVGSKEGKMCWFDMDLSSKPYRTLKTHPKDITNVTFHRLYPLFASCSEDCTAYVFHGTVYSDLNQNPLIVPLEILRGHNSSNDRGVLDCKFHPRQPWLFTAGADSVIKLYCH is encoded by the exons ATGGGCAAGTCTCGTAGATCTTCTGCAGAA GATAAGTTAGACAAAAAGTTTTTGAAGGAAGCTACTGCAAATGGCTGCATCGAAGGAACCAGTGATAAAGATGACAGATTCCAGTCTAGTGAATCTGTGGATTTGTCAGAGAACGAG GGCTCACCTTATGATAGCGGGGAGGATGACCAAGATGACAGATTCCAGTCTACAGATCCTGTGAATTTCTCAGAGGACGAG AAATCTCAGGGCTCACCTTATGATAGTGGGGAGGATGATCAAGATGACAGATTCCAGACTAGTGATTCTGTGGATTTGTTGGAGGATGAG AAATCTCAGGGCTCACCTTATGATAGCAGGGAGGATGACCAAGATGCCAGTGATTATGAAAACCATGGGACcatggaggagagtgactcttcTGAAGATGAG gtTCCTTCAAGAAATACTGTTGGGGATGTTCCATTGGAGTGGTACAAAGAGGAGGAGCATATCGGATATGACATTGCAGGAAAGAAGATAAGGAAGCAGGCTAGGAAGGACAGGATTGAATCTTTTCTAGCTGGAGTAGATGATGCAAAAAATTG GAGAAAGATTTATGATGAATATAACGATGAGGAAGTGGAATTGACAAAGGAGGAAGTTAAAATGATTCATAGAATGTTGAGGGGGAAGACACCACATGCTGGAGTTGATCCATATGCG CCTTATGTCGATTGGTTTGAATGGGAGGATAAAGGACACCCTCTTTCAAATGCGCCGGAGCCAAAGAGGCGATTCATTCCTTCAAAATGGGAACAAAAGAAG GTCGTTCGTTATATCAGAGCTATTCGAAAAGGGTTTATTAAGTTTGATAAACCTAAGGAGGAACCTCACGTTTATTTGTTATGGGGCAATGATTCTAGTGTAACTGAAAACAAGAGGCATGGTTTGAGTTATATTCCACCACCCAAATCGAAGCTGGCAG GTCATGAAGAATCATATAATCCTTCTGCGGAGTTCATTCCTACTCAGGAGGAGATCAACTCATACCAGCTAATGTTTGAGGAAGACCGTCCTAAGTTTATTCCTAGAAG GTTTGAGTCACTTCGGAATGTGCCAGCTTATGAGAATGCACTTAAAGAAACCTTTGACCGTTGCCTTGATCTCTATTTATGCCCCAGAACTCGAAAAAAACGT ATCAACATAGATCCAGAATCTCTAAAGCCTAAGCTACCTAGTCAGAAAGATTTGAGGCCTTATCCGTCGACATGTTATCTTGAGTACATAGGGCATACAAGTCCAGTGAAGACGATATCAATTGAAATATCAGGACAGTGGATGGCATCTG GTTCATCTGATGGAACAGTGCGTGTTTGGGAGATTGAAACAACTCGATGTATCAAAGTTTGGGATGTTGGTGAACCTGTCAATCATATTGTGTGGAATCCTTTACCTGAACTTCCCATCCTGTCAATATCTGT AGGATACGATGTGCTTATTTTAGATACTGGATTGGGAAatgcagagaatcaagcaagggtcaAGGAGTTGCTTCATGTGGAAGAATCAAAACTAGAGGAGGATGAAG GAAATACCACTCCGGTAGTGAGATGGCTTCAAGATGATAAATATGATGGCATCCGATTAAAGCATTGCAAG GTTGTGACAAAAATTGATTGGCATCGGAAAGGAGACTATTTCACTACTGTCGTTCCTAGTG GTGATTCAAGAGCAATCTTGATACACCAACTCTCCAAGAAACACACACAAAATCCTTTTAAGAAGTTACATGGTCTTCCAATAGCTGCAGTTTTTCATCCAACACGGTCGATATTCTTTATATCAACCAAGAATCATGTCCGTGTGTATGATCTTTTAAAGCAAAAGCTTGTTAAGAAGCTTGAGACTGGTCTTCGTGAAGTTTCTTCCATTGCAATTCATCCAGCAG GTGACAATGTTATTGTGGGCAGCAAGGAAGGAAAAATGTGCTGGTTTGATATGGACCTTTCATCCAAACCATATAGAACCTTGAA GACCCATCCCAAAGACATAACCAATGTCACCTTCCATCGCCTGTACCCTCTCTTTGCCTCATGTTCCGAAGACTGCACTGCTTATGTGTTCCATGGGACGGTGTATTCGGATCTTAATCAGAATCCTCTCATCGTCCCATTGGAAATCCTGCGTGGCCACAACAGTTCTAATGACAGAG GTGTTTTAGATTGTAAATTTCATCCGAGGCAGCCATGGCTATTCACAGCTGGAGCAGATTCTGTCATTAAACTGTATTGCCACTAA
- the LOC122014935 gene encoding ribosome biogenesis protein BOP1 homolog isoform X3 yields the protein MGKSRRSSAEVDKLDKKFLKEATANGCIEGTSDKDDRFQSSESVDLSENEGSPYDSGEDDQDDRFQSTDPVNFSEDEKSQGSPYDSGEDDQDDRFQTSDSVDLLEDEKSQGSPYDSREDDQDASDYENHGTMEESDSSEDEVPSRNTVGDVPLEWYKEEEHIGYDIAGKKIRKQARKDRIESFLAGVDDAKNWRKIYDEYNDEEVELTKEEVKMIHRMLRGKTPHAGVDPYAPYVDWFEWEDKGHPLSNAPEPKRRFIPSKWEQKKVVRYIRAIRKGFIKFDKPKEEPHVYLLWGNDSSVTENKRHGLSYIPPPKSKLAGHEESYNPSAEFIPTQEEINSYQLMFEEDRPKFIPRRFESLRNVPAYENALKETFDRCLDLYLCPRTRKKRINIDPESLKPKLPSQKDLRPYPSTCYLEYIGHTSPVKTISIEISGQWMASGSSDGTVRVWEIETTRCIKVWDVGEPVNHIVWNPLPELPILSISVGYDVLILDTGLGNAENQARVKELLHVEESKLEEDEGNTTPVVRWLQDDKYDGIRLKHCKVVTKIDWHRKGDYFTTVVPSGDSRAILIHQLSKKHTQNPFKKLHGLPIAAVFHPTRSIFFISTKNHVRVYDLLKQKLVKKLETGLREVSSIAIHPAGDNVIVGSKEGKMCWFDMDLSSKPYRTLKTHPKDITNVTFHRLYPLFASCSEDCTAYVFHGTVYSDLNQNPLIVPLEILRGHNSSNDRGVLDCKFHPRQPWLFTAGADSVIKLYCH from the exons ATGGGCAAGTCTCGTAGATCTTCTGCAGAAGTG GATAAGTTAGACAAAAAGTTTTTGAAGGAAGCTACTGCAAATGGCTGCATCGAAGGAACCAGTGATAAAGATGACAGATTCCAGTCTAGTGAATCTGTGGATTTGTCAGAGAACGAG GGCTCACCTTATGATAGCGGGGAGGATGACCAAGATGACAGATTCCAGTCTACAGATCCTGTGAATTTCTCAGAGGACGAG AAATCTCAGGGCTCACCTTATGATAGTGGGGAGGATGATCAAGATGACAGATTCCAGACTAGTGATTCTGTGGATTTGTTGGAGGATGAG AAATCTCAGGGCTCACCTTATGATAGCAGGGAGGATGACCAAGATGCCAGTGATTATGAAAACCATGGGACcatggaggagagtgactcttcTGAAGATGAG gtTCCTTCAAGAAATACTGTTGGGGATGTTCCATTGGAGTGGTACAAAGAGGAGGAGCATATCGGATATGACATTGCAGGAAAGAAGATAAGGAAGCAGGCTAGGAAGGACAGGATTGAATCTTTTCTAGCTGGAGTAGATGATGCAAAAAATTG GAGAAAGATTTATGATGAATATAACGATGAGGAAGTGGAATTGACAAAGGAGGAAGTTAAAATGATTCATAGAATGTTGAGGGGGAAGACACCACATGCTGGAGTTGATCCATATGCG CCTTATGTCGATTGGTTTGAATGGGAGGATAAAGGACACCCTCTTTCAAATGCGCCGGAGCCAAAGAGGCGATTCATTCCTTCAAAATGGGAACAAAAGAAG GTCGTTCGTTATATCAGAGCTATTCGAAAAGGGTTTATTAAGTTTGATAAACCTAAGGAGGAACCTCACGTTTATTTGTTATGGGGCAATGATTCTAGTGTAACTGAAAACAAGAGGCATGGTTTGAGTTATATTCCACCACCCAAATCGAAGCTGGCAG GTCATGAAGAATCATATAATCCTTCTGCGGAGTTCATTCCTACTCAGGAGGAGATCAACTCATACCAGCTAATGTTTGAGGAAGACCGTCCTAAGTTTATTCCTAGAAG GTTTGAGTCACTTCGGAATGTGCCAGCTTATGAGAATGCACTTAAAGAAACCTTTGACCGTTGCCTTGATCTCTATTTATGCCCCAGAACTCGAAAAAAACGT ATCAACATAGATCCAGAATCTCTAAAGCCTAAGCTACCTAGTCAGAAAGATTTGAGGCCTTATCCGTCGACATGTTATCTTGAGTACATAGGGCATACAAGTCCAGTGAAGACGATATCAATTGAAATATCAGGACAGTGGATGGCATCTG GTTCATCTGATGGAACAGTGCGTGTTTGGGAGATTGAAACAACTCGATGTATCAAAGTTTGGGATGTTGGTGAACCTGTCAATCATATTGTGTGGAATCCTTTACCTGAACTTCCCATCCTGTCAATATCTGT AGGATACGATGTGCTTATTTTAGATACTGGATTGGGAAatgcagagaatcaagcaagggtcaAGGAGTTGCTTCATGTGGAAGAATCAAAACTAGAGGAGGATGAAG GAAATACCACTCCGGTAGTGAGATGGCTTCAAGATGATAAATATGATGGCATCCGATTAAAGCATTGCAAG GTTGTGACAAAAATTGATTGGCATCGGAAAGGAGACTATTTCACTACTGTCGTTCCTAGTG GTGATTCAAGAGCAATCTTGATACACCAACTCTCCAAGAAACACACACAAAATCCTTTTAAGAAGTTACATGGTCTTCCAATAGCTGCAGTTTTTCATCCAACACGGTCGATATTCTTTATATCAACCAAGAATCATGTCCGTGTGTATGATCTTTTAAAGCAAAAGCTTGTTAAGAAGCTTGAGACTGGTCTTCGTGAAGTTTCTTCCATTGCAATTCATCCAGCAG GTGACAATGTTATTGTGGGCAGCAAGGAAGGAAAAATGTGCTGGTTTGATATGGACCTTTCATCCAAACCATATAGAACCTTGAA GACCCATCCCAAAGACATAACCAATGTCACCTTCCATCGCCTGTACCCTCTCTTTGCCTCATGTTCCGAAGACTGCACTGCTTATGTGTTCCATGGGACGGTGTATTCGGATCTTAATCAGAATCCTCTCATCGTCCCATTGGAAATCCTGCGTGGCCACAACAGTTCTAATGACAGAG GTGTTTTAGATTGTAAATTTCATCCGAGGCAGCCATGGCTATTCACAGCTGGAGCAGATTCTGTCATTAAACTGTATTGCCACTAA
- the LOC122014935 gene encoding ribosome biogenesis protein BOP1 homolog isoform X2: MGKSRRSSAEDKLDKKFLKEATANGCIEGTSDKDDRFQSSESVDLSENEKSQGSPYDSGEDDQDDRFQSTDPVNFSEDEKSQGSPYDSGEDDQDDRFQTSDSVDLLEDEKSQGSPYDSREDDQDASDYENHGTMEESDSSEDEVPSRNTVGDVPLEWYKEEEHIGYDIAGKKIRKQARKDRIESFLAGVDDAKNWRKIYDEYNDEEVELTKEEVKMIHRMLRGKTPHAGVDPYAPYVDWFEWEDKGHPLSNAPEPKRRFIPSKWEQKKVVRYIRAIRKGFIKFDKPKEEPHVYLLWGNDSSVTENKRHGLSYIPPPKSKLAGHEESYNPSAEFIPTQEEINSYQLMFEEDRPKFIPRRFESLRNVPAYENALKETFDRCLDLYLCPRTRKKRINIDPESLKPKLPSQKDLRPYPSTCYLEYIGHTSPVKTISIEISGQWMASGSSDGTVRVWEIETTRCIKVWDVGEPVNHIVWNPLPELPILSISVGYDVLILDTGLGNAENQARVKELLHVEESKLEEDEGNTTPVVRWLQDDKYDGIRLKHCKVVTKIDWHRKGDYFTTVVPSGDSRAILIHQLSKKHTQNPFKKLHGLPIAAVFHPTRSIFFISTKNHVRVYDLLKQKLVKKLETGLREVSSIAIHPAGDNVIVGSKEGKMCWFDMDLSSKPYRTLKTHPKDITNVTFHRLYPLFASCSEDCTAYVFHGTVYSDLNQNPLIVPLEILRGHNSSNDRGVLDCKFHPRQPWLFTAGADSVIKLYCH, from the exons ATGGGCAAGTCTCGTAGATCTTCTGCAGAA GATAAGTTAGACAAAAAGTTTTTGAAGGAAGCTACTGCAAATGGCTGCATCGAAGGAACCAGTGATAAAGATGACAGATTCCAGTCTAGTGAATCTGTGGATTTGTCAGAGAACGAG AAATCTCAGGGCTCACCTTATGATAGCGGGGAGGATGACCAAGATGACAGATTCCAGTCTACAGATCCTGTGAATTTCTCAGAGGACGAG AAATCTCAGGGCTCACCTTATGATAGTGGGGAGGATGATCAAGATGACAGATTCCAGACTAGTGATTCTGTGGATTTGTTGGAGGATGAG AAATCTCAGGGCTCACCTTATGATAGCAGGGAGGATGACCAAGATGCCAGTGATTATGAAAACCATGGGACcatggaggagagtgactcttcTGAAGATGAG gtTCCTTCAAGAAATACTGTTGGGGATGTTCCATTGGAGTGGTACAAAGAGGAGGAGCATATCGGATATGACATTGCAGGAAAGAAGATAAGGAAGCAGGCTAGGAAGGACAGGATTGAATCTTTTCTAGCTGGAGTAGATGATGCAAAAAATTG GAGAAAGATTTATGATGAATATAACGATGAGGAAGTGGAATTGACAAAGGAGGAAGTTAAAATGATTCATAGAATGTTGAGGGGGAAGACACCACATGCTGGAGTTGATCCATATGCG CCTTATGTCGATTGGTTTGAATGGGAGGATAAAGGACACCCTCTTTCAAATGCGCCGGAGCCAAAGAGGCGATTCATTCCTTCAAAATGGGAACAAAAGAAG GTCGTTCGTTATATCAGAGCTATTCGAAAAGGGTTTATTAAGTTTGATAAACCTAAGGAGGAACCTCACGTTTATTTGTTATGGGGCAATGATTCTAGTGTAACTGAAAACAAGAGGCATGGTTTGAGTTATATTCCACCACCCAAATCGAAGCTGGCAG GTCATGAAGAATCATATAATCCTTCTGCGGAGTTCATTCCTACTCAGGAGGAGATCAACTCATACCAGCTAATGTTTGAGGAAGACCGTCCTAAGTTTATTCCTAGAAG GTTTGAGTCACTTCGGAATGTGCCAGCTTATGAGAATGCACTTAAAGAAACCTTTGACCGTTGCCTTGATCTCTATTTATGCCCCAGAACTCGAAAAAAACGT ATCAACATAGATCCAGAATCTCTAAAGCCTAAGCTACCTAGTCAGAAAGATTTGAGGCCTTATCCGTCGACATGTTATCTTGAGTACATAGGGCATACAAGTCCAGTGAAGACGATATCAATTGAAATATCAGGACAGTGGATGGCATCTG GTTCATCTGATGGAACAGTGCGTGTTTGGGAGATTGAAACAACTCGATGTATCAAAGTTTGGGATGTTGGTGAACCTGTCAATCATATTGTGTGGAATCCTTTACCTGAACTTCCCATCCTGTCAATATCTGT AGGATACGATGTGCTTATTTTAGATACTGGATTGGGAAatgcagagaatcaagcaagggtcaAGGAGTTGCTTCATGTGGAAGAATCAAAACTAGAGGAGGATGAAG GAAATACCACTCCGGTAGTGAGATGGCTTCAAGATGATAAATATGATGGCATCCGATTAAAGCATTGCAAG GTTGTGACAAAAATTGATTGGCATCGGAAAGGAGACTATTTCACTACTGTCGTTCCTAGTG GTGATTCAAGAGCAATCTTGATACACCAACTCTCCAAGAAACACACACAAAATCCTTTTAAGAAGTTACATGGTCTTCCAATAGCTGCAGTTTTTCATCCAACACGGTCGATATTCTTTATATCAACCAAGAATCATGTCCGTGTGTATGATCTTTTAAAGCAAAAGCTTGTTAAGAAGCTTGAGACTGGTCTTCGTGAAGTTTCTTCCATTGCAATTCATCCAGCAG GTGACAATGTTATTGTGGGCAGCAAGGAAGGAAAAATGTGCTGGTTTGATATGGACCTTTCATCCAAACCATATAGAACCTTGAA GACCCATCCCAAAGACATAACCAATGTCACCTTCCATCGCCTGTACCCTCTCTTTGCCTCATGTTCCGAAGACTGCACTGCTTATGTGTTCCATGGGACGGTGTATTCGGATCTTAATCAGAATCCTCTCATCGTCCCATTGGAAATCCTGCGTGGCCACAACAGTTCTAATGACAGAG GTGTTTTAGATTGTAAATTTCATCCGAGGCAGCCATGGCTATTCACAGCTGGAGCAGATTCTGTCATTAAACTGTATTGCCACTAA
- the LOC122014935 gene encoding ribosome biogenesis protein BOP1 homolog isoform X1, giving the protein MGKSRRSSAEVDKLDKKFLKEATANGCIEGTSDKDDRFQSSESVDLSENEKSQGSPYDSGEDDQDDRFQSTDPVNFSEDEKSQGSPYDSGEDDQDDRFQTSDSVDLLEDEKSQGSPYDSREDDQDASDYENHGTMEESDSSEDEVPSRNTVGDVPLEWYKEEEHIGYDIAGKKIRKQARKDRIESFLAGVDDAKNWRKIYDEYNDEEVELTKEEVKMIHRMLRGKTPHAGVDPYAPYVDWFEWEDKGHPLSNAPEPKRRFIPSKWEQKKVVRYIRAIRKGFIKFDKPKEEPHVYLLWGNDSSVTENKRHGLSYIPPPKSKLAGHEESYNPSAEFIPTQEEINSYQLMFEEDRPKFIPRRFESLRNVPAYENALKETFDRCLDLYLCPRTRKKRINIDPESLKPKLPSQKDLRPYPSTCYLEYIGHTSPVKTISIEISGQWMASGSSDGTVRVWEIETTRCIKVWDVGEPVNHIVWNPLPELPILSISVGYDVLILDTGLGNAENQARVKELLHVEESKLEEDEGNTTPVVRWLQDDKYDGIRLKHCKVVTKIDWHRKGDYFTTVVPSGDSRAILIHQLSKKHTQNPFKKLHGLPIAAVFHPTRSIFFISTKNHVRVYDLLKQKLVKKLETGLREVSSIAIHPAGDNVIVGSKEGKMCWFDMDLSSKPYRTLKTHPKDITNVTFHRLYPLFASCSEDCTAYVFHGTVYSDLNQNPLIVPLEILRGHNSSNDRGVLDCKFHPRQPWLFTAGADSVIKLYCH; this is encoded by the exons ATGGGCAAGTCTCGTAGATCTTCTGCAGAAGTG GATAAGTTAGACAAAAAGTTTTTGAAGGAAGCTACTGCAAATGGCTGCATCGAAGGAACCAGTGATAAAGATGACAGATTCCAGTCTAGTGAATCTGTGGATTTGTCAGAGAACGAG AAATCTCAGGGCTCACCTTATGATAGCGGGGAGGATGACCAAGATGACAGATTCCAGTCTACAGATCCTGTGAATTTCTCAGAGGACGAG AAATCTCAGGGCTCACCTTATGATAGTGGGGAGGATGATCAAGATGACAGATTCCAGACTAGTGATTCTGTGGATTTGTTGGAGGATGAG AAATCTCAGGGCTCACCTTATGATAGCAGGGAGGATGACCAAGATGCCAGTGATTATGAAAACCATGGGACcatggaggagagtgactcttcTGAAGATGAG gtTCCTTCAAGAAATACTGTTGGGGATGTTCCATTGGAGTGGTACAAAGAGGAGGAGCATATCGGATATGACATTGCAGGAAAGAAGATAAGGAAGCAGGCTAGGAAGGACAGGATTGAATCTTTTCTAGCTGGAGTAGATGATGCAAAAAATTG GAGAAAGATTTATGATGAATATAACGATGAGGAAGTGGAATTGACAAAGGAGGAAGTTAAAATGATTCATAGAATGTTGAGGGGGAAGACACCACATGCTGGAGTTGATCCATATGCG CCTTATGTCGATTGGTTTGAATGGGAGGATAAAGGACACCCTCTTTCAAATGCGCCGGAGCCAAAGAGGCGATTCATTCCTTCAAAATGGGAACAAAAGAAG GTCGTTCGTTATATCAGAGCTATTCGAAAAGGGTTTATTAAGTTTGATAAACCTAAGGAGGAACCTCACGTTTATTTGTTATGGGGCAATGATTCTAGTGTAACTGAAAACAAGAGGCATGGTTTGAGTTATATTCCACCACCCAAATCGAAGCTGGCAG GTCATGAAGAATCATATAATCCTTCTGCGGAGTTCATTCCTACTCAGGAGGAGATCAACTCATACCAGCTAATGTTTGAGGAAGACCGTCCTAAGTTTATTCCTAGAAG GTTTGAGTCACTTCGGAATGTGCCAGCTTATGAGAATGCACTTAAAGAAACCTTTGACCGTTGCCTTGATCTCTATTTATGCCCCAGAACTCGAAAAAAACGT ATCAACATAGATCCAGAATCTCTAAAGCCTAAGCTACCTAGTCAGAAAGATTTGAGGCCTTATCCGTCGACATGTTATCTTGAGTACATAGGGCATACAAGTCCAGTGAAGACGATATCAATTGAAATATCAGGACAGTGGATGGCATCTG GTTCATCTGATGGAACAGTGCGTGTTTGGGAGATTGAAACAACTCGATGTATCAAAGTTTGGGATGTTGGTGAACCTGTCAATCATATTGTGTGGAATCCTTTACCTGAACTTCCCATCCTGTCAATATCTGT AGGATACGATGTGCTTATTTTAGATACTGGATTGGGAAatgcagagaatcaagcaagggtcaAGGAGTTGCTTCATGTGGAAGAATCAAAACTAGAGGAGGATGAAG GAAATACCACTCCGGTAGTGAGATGGCTTCAAGATGATAAATATGATGGCATCCGATTAAAGCATTGCAAG GTTGTGACAAAAATTGATTGGCATCGGAAAGGAGACTATTTCACTACTGTCGTTCCTAGTG GTGATTCAAGAGCAATCTTGATACACCAACTCTCCAAGAAACACACACAAAATCCTTTTAAGAAGTTACATGGTCTTCCAATAGCTGCAGTTTTTCATCCAACACGGTCGATATTCTTTATATCAACCAAGAATCATGTCCGTGTGTATGATCTTTTAAAGCAAAAGCTTGTTAAGAAGCTTGAGACTGGTCTTCGTGAAGTTTCTTCCATTGCAATTCATCCAGCAG GTGACAATGTTATTGTGGGCAGCAAGGAAGGAAAAATGTGCTGGTTTGATATGGACCTTTCATCCAAACCATATAGAACCTTGAA GACCCATCCCAAAGACATAACCAATGTCACCTTCCATCGCCTGTACCCTCTCTTTGCCTCATGTTCCGAAGACTGCACTGCTTATGTGTTCCATGGGACGGTGTATTCGGATCTTAATCAGAATCCTCTCATCGTCCCATTGGAAATCCTGCGTGGCCACAACAGTTCTAATGACAGAG GTGTTTTAGATTGTAAATTTCATCCGAGGCAGCCATGGCTATTCACAGCTGGAGCAGATTCTGTCATTAAACTGTATTGCCACTAA